Proteins encoded in a region of the Lepidochelys kempii isolate rLepKem1 chromosome 24, rLepKem1.hap2, whole genome shotgun sequence genome:
- the LOC140902550 gene encoding NACHT, LRR and PYD domains-containing protein 12-like, whose protein sequence is MPAPQHFPQLIQQHREPLLRWLQGSPQPLLRRLHDREALSQAEYFALLETAPQANQVIALLEWVSQGAERSRCFLEALRELQEEYGAELQQWLEEKYPEKRRPWPPLQPDNPKPPKSNHTFLRKILRKNTKKYEPTPEPPGGECTGNLNFRKAPSAPLKAVLQRHRASLLLHTQQLCTNTCDARSCSPLEIRYTPLLLLDPSGPTVPPGHEHLALAARRTRLLPLHAPRRLPLRHLLAPLPTETQAPRRVALSGAAGIGKSVTVQKILHDWALGAAFQGPLCALDFSCQELSLVPSPVTLEGLICAKRPHLQEVLPELLARPGDLLVLVDGLDEFRHPLDGGTARHRPGHPAHVKELVRGLIDGTLLPGAAVVVTSRPCPALSGIPFDRHLLILGFDEDQVEDYFRRFFRDAERAAAVQGYISGHQGLAGLCFIPLYCFILCTALGEFFPARQAADPSPPTTITEVYCCYLTTILGHSWSPEPGAGQLVLRLGHLAYATLLAGKILFTPAELREFGFDPQDLPGTFFNPIFSGEDRQVYCFFHLTVQEFLAALYCVAALDPGAEDLMPCLDLWWEGSAQRDGDPEPSWTSPGESSLLNSTRQLLRGHQSRWDNLQMFARFFMGLLTSRLEGRLEGLAGGFSGDVLGPVADWLGRKLRGDTERRLLSLLHCVAELRQERVTGRVARELEDVNLFKVTLNPADCAALAYVLGASEPGRVKNLNLSYSNMGMAGLRRIRGLLHRCETLQLRYNSLDKEAAVIEAEVLRSPQCQVKRLLLCGNCLGSEGARRLWEALRENRTLEELYLDITSITDSGLDNMLPCLLANSTLRLLTVVGNRLSEAGQQTLSELSRRKPGLKVISTFESDMGLLQAYLDWVEEIKADPDQMDAVKNADALRCIVSVLRNLDEARASPEAQARIRELRREISALLGEKE, encoded by the exons atGCCTGCCCCCCAGCATTTCCCCCAGCTGATCCAGCAGCACCGGGAGCCCCTGCTCCGCTGGCTCCAGgggagcccccagcccctgctgcgtCGGCTCCATGACAGGGAGGCGCTGAGCCAGGCGGAGTACTTCGCCTTGCTGGAGACGGCCCCTCAGGCCAACCAGGTCATTGCGCTGCTCGAGTGGGTCAGCCAGGGGGCCGAGCGGAGCCGGTGCTTCCTGGAGGCGCTgcgggagctgcaggaggaataTGGTGCAGAGCTCCAGCAATGGCTGGAGGAGAAGTACCCTGAGAAAAGGAGACCGTGGCCTCCACTGCAGCCAG ACAATCCCAAACCTCCAAAATCCAACCACACATTCCTGAGGAAAATCCTGCGGAAAAACACCAAGAAATATGAACCAACCCCAGAGCCGCCAG GTGGGGAGTGCACCGGGAACCTGAACTTCCGAAAGGCTCCGAGCGCCCCGCTGAAAG CTGTCCTGCAGCGCCACCGGgcctccctgctgctgcacaCCCAGCAGCTGTGCACTAACACCTGTGACGCCCGCTCCTGCAGCCCCCTCGAGATCCGCTAcaccccactgctgctgctggacccctCCGGCCCCACCGTGCCCCCCGGGCACGAGCACCTGGCCCTGGCCGCCCGCCGCACCCGCCTCCTCCCGCTCCATGCCCCCCGCCGGCTCCCCCTGCGCCACCTCCTGGCCCCGCTGCCCACCGAGACCCAGGCCCCCCGCCGGGTGGCCCTGAGCGGCGCCGCCGGCATTGGCAAGAGCGTGACCGTGCAGAAGATCCTGCACGACTGGGCTCTGGGCGCGGCTTTCCAGGGCCCCCTCTGTGCCTTGGATTTCTCCTGCCAGGAGCTCAGCCTGGTGCCCAGCCCTGTCACCCTGGAGGGGCTGATCTGTGCCAAGCGCCCCCACCTCCAGGAGGTGCTACCCGAGCTGCTGGCGCGGCCCGGGGACCTCCTCGTCCTCGTGGACGGCTTGGATGAATTCCGGCACCCGTTGGACGGCGGAACTGCCCGCCACCGGCCCGGCCACCCGGCCCACGTCAAGGAGCTGGTGCGGGGACTCATCGACGGGACCCTGCTGCCCGGGGCAGCCGTCGTGGTGACGTCCCGGCCGTGCCCGGCCCTCTCCGGCATCCCCTTTGATCGCCACTTGCTGATCCTCGGCTTTGACGAGGACCAGGTGGAGGACTACTTCCGCCGGTTCTTCCGGGATGCCGAGCGAGCCGCTGCCGTGCAGGGCTACATCTCCGGCCACCAAGGCTTAGCCGGGCTGTGTTTCATCCCCCTCTATTGCTTCATTTTGTGCACCGCCCTGGGGGAGTTCTTCCCTGCTCGCCAGGCGGCTGACCCCTCTCCACCCACCACCATCACTGAGGTCTATTGCTGCTATTTGACCACCATCCTGGGGCACAGCTGGTCTCCGGAGCCGGGCGCCGGGCAGCTGGTCCTgcgtctggggcacctggcgtacGCCACCCTGTTGGCCGGGAAGATCCTCTTCACCCCGGCTGAGCTGCGGGAATTCGGATTCGACCCCCAAGACCTTCCGGGCACTTTCTTCAACCCCATCTTCTCTGGGGAAGACCGGCAGGTCTATTGCTTCTTCCACCTGACAGTGCAGGAGTTCCTGGCCGCGCTGTACTGCGTGGCTGCCCTGGATCCTGGTGCTGAGGACCTCATGCCCTGCCTGGATCTCTGGTGGGAGGGATCAGCTCAGCGGGACGGGGACCCGGAGCCCTCCTGGACGTCACCAGGCGAATCCAGTCTCCTCAACTCCACCCGGCAGCTCCTGAGGGGCCACCAGTCTCGGTGGGACAATCTCCAGATGTTCGCCAGGTTCTTCATGGGGCTGCTGACCTCCAGGCTGGAGGGGAGGCTGGAGGGGTTGGCCGGAGGCTTCTCCGGAGACGTGCTGGGGCCCGTGGCCGACTGGCTGGGGAGGAAGCTCAGAGGAGACACCGAGCGACGCCTTCTCTCGCTCCTGCACTGCGTGGCTGAGCTGCGCCAGGAGCGGGTGACGGGCCGGGTGGCCCGCGAGCTGGAGGACGTCAACCTCTTCAAGGTGACCCTCAACCCAGCCGACTGCGCCGCCCTGGCCTACGTGCTGGGGGCCTCGGAGCCCGGGCGGGTGAAGAACCTCAACCTGAGCTACAGCAACATGGGCATGGCCGGGCTGCGCAGGATCCGGGGGCTGCTGCACCGCTGCGAGACGCTGCA GCTGCGCTATAATTCTCTGGACAAGGAGGCAGCCGTCATCGAGGCCGAGGTGCTGAGATCCCCACAGTGCCAAGTGAAACGGCTGCT CCTGTGCGGGAACTGTCTGGGCTCGGAGGGGGCGAGGCGGCTGTGGGAGGCCCTGAGGGAGAATCGCACCCTGGAGGAGCTGTACCTGGACATCACCAGCATCACTGACAGCGGCCTGGACAACATGCTACCCTGCCTCCTGGCCAACAGCACCCTCCGGCTCCTGAC CGTCGTGGGGAACCGGCTGAGCGAGGCTGGGCAGCAGACGCTGTCGGAGCTGAGCCGTCGCAAGCCAGGCCTGAAGGTGATCAGCACGTTTGAGAGCGACATGGGCCTGCTCCAGGCCTACCTGGACTGGGTGGAAGAGATCAAGGCCGACCCCGACCAGATGGACGCCGTGAAGAACGCCGATGCCTTGCGCTGCATCGTCTCCGTCCTCCGGAACTTGGACGAAGCCAGGGCCAGCCCCGAGGCCCAGGCCCGAATCCGAGAGCTGAGGAGAGAGATCAGCGCCCTCCTGGGGGAGAAGGAGTGA
- the LOC140902955 gene encoding B-cell receptor CD22-like, with product MAGSPQARHAVSLTWQHLLLALLEALYYSHVSGSWRSSLPGTIRALKGSCVVIPCSFTYPGSRESLGGPFSVVWYQYRSRGYPEIYNSKDMASVLAEYQARTQLLGDPEMGNCTLSISPVQSEDAMSYYVWINPDSVRHRFYDVTVRVEVADTPDPLMLSDPGVLIEGDQATITCSVRHTCPSAPPSLGWSPGGGKATTRHERLAGGGWRAESELSYTPSYKDHGRLLQCTATFPNQQQARNGLYLQVKYRPRGAAVAVVGPARLKEGDSVTLRCTSQSHPPATEYRWFQGPRRALLPGLGRGPEVTVPAVGRHSGPYRCAAENEIGLGEDSPAAHLDVEYPPELLPWGNCTVWGSGPGGAATCHCAAEGNPPPRLEWRLPNRTLPGDFEGPELQATSWARGPVVSGELRGPAGALANVSCAAKNAHGQSQAALPVVPTGDDNLLLMVSSGAIGGVLLLSVLAIVVHKVARARKDEEEGPSIFDNEGNREQRQSLKAGKPSKAKKEEQFNLYSKAKAGGEEPGIDDYEAMERVEDYENLAAGGAGHYGNVGAWQPHLLSEQIYSNV from the exons ATGGCTGGATCCCCCCAGGCCCGTCACGCTGTGAGCCTCACgtggcagcacctcctgctggccctgCTGGAAG CTTTGTATTACAGCCATGTCTCTGGCTCTTGGAGATCCTCACTCCCTGGGACCATCCGGGCTCTGAAGGGTTCCTGTGTGGTCATCCCCTGCTCGTTCACCTACCCCGGCTCCCGTGAGTCCCTGGGCGGTCCATTCAGCGTGGTCTGGTACCAGTATCGGAGCCGGGGCTACCCCGAGATCTATAACAGCAAGGATATGGCCAGCGTGCTGGCCGAGTACCAGGCCCGGACTCAGCTGCTGGGGGATCCGGAGATGGGGAACTGCACCCTGAGCATAAGCCCCGTGCAGAGTGAGGACGCTATGAGCTACTACGTCTGGATCAACCCCGACTCCGTCAGGCATCGCTTCTACGACGTCACAGTCCGGGTGGAGGTGGCAG ACACTCCAGACCCGCTGATGCTGAGCGACCCCGGGGTGCTGATCGAGGGCGACCAAGCCACCATCACCTGCTCCGTCCGCCACACCTGCCCCTCggcccctcccagcctgggctggagccccggCGGGGGCAAAGCCACGACCAGGCACGAGCGGCTGGCGGGGGGCGGCTGGCGGGCGGAGTCGGAGCTGAGCTACACCCCCTCGTACAAGGACCACGGGCGGCTCCTGCAGTGCACGGCCACCTTCCCCAACCAGCAGCAGGCCCGCAACGGGCTGTACCTGCAGGTCAAGT atcgCCCGCGGGGCGCGGCCGTGGCTGTGGTGGGGCCGGCCCGGCTGAAGGAAGGCGACAGCGTCACCCTGCGATGCACCAGCCAGAGCCACCCTCCGGCCACCGAGTACCGCTGGTTCCAGGGGCCGCGCCGGGCCCTGCTGCCCGGGCTGGGCCGGGGCCCCGAGGTGACGGTGCCGGCCGTGGGGCGCCACTCGGGGCCCTACCGCTGCGCCGCCGAGAACGAGATCGGCCTGGGGGAGGACTCGCCCGCCGCGCACCTCGACGTGGAGT ACCCGCCGGAGCTGCTGCCGTGGGGGAACTGCACGGTGTGGGGCAGCGGGCCCGGGGGGGCGGCCACGTGTCACTGCGCGGCCGAGGGgaaccccccgccccgcctcgaGTGGCGTCTGCCCAACCGCACCCTCCCCGGGGACTTCGAGGGCCCAGAGCTGCAGGCGACTTCGTGGGCGCGGGGCCCCGTCGTGAGCGGGGAGCTGCGGGGCCCGGCCGGGGCCCTGGCCAACGTGTCCTGCGCTGCCAAAAACGCCCATGGGCAGAGCCAGGCCGCGCTGCCCGTTGTGCCCACAG GGGACGATAATTTGCTGCTCATGGTCTCCAGTGGAGCGATTGGCGGCGTTCTGCTCCTCTCGGTGCTGGCGATCGTGGTCCACAAGGTAGCCAGAGCCAG GAAAGACGAAGAAGAGGGTCCCTCGATCTTCGACAACGAAGGCAACAGGGAGCAGAGGCAGTCCCTCAAGGCGGGGAAGCCGAGCAAGGCGAAGAAAGAGGAGCAGTTCAACCTATACAGCAAGGCAAAGGCCGGGGGAGAG GAGCCGGGCATTGATGACTACGAGGCCATGGAGAGAGTGGAAGACTATGAGAATTTAGCAGCAGGAGGAGCCGGACATTACGGGAACGTTGGCGCTTGGCAGCCGCATTTGCTGTCTGAGCAGATCTACTCCAATGTCTAA
- the LOC140902956 gene encoding protein NKG7-like, producing MASLRIPSTALALLSLLLLLAALGSDRWLVADGHLVTSYSGLWKVCVNSGCWTFASVPGYIESTRAFLFLAMIAGFLSFFALLASFFRSHLGSMSLTLISAVGSFSAGLCAMIALAVYTGEFAGAVNAAQRQVTFGWSFGLGWASFPLFLITGVVTLRILRVS from the exons ATGGCGTCGCTCCGGATCCCCAGCACCgccctggccctgctcagcctcctgctgctgctggccgccCTGGGCTCCGACCGCTGGCTGGTGGCCGATGGCCACCTCGTCACATCCTACTCGGGGCTGTGGAAAGTCTGCGTGAATTCGGGGTGTTGGACGTTTGCTTCAGTGCCAG GTTACATTGAATCCACCAGGGCTTTCCTGTTCCTGGCCATGATCGCCGGGTTTCTCTCCTTCTTCGCCCTCCTCGCTTCGTTCTTCCGCTCCCACCTCGGCTCCATGTCTCTGACCCTGATCTCTGCTGTGGGCAGCTTCAGCGCAG GGCTCTGTGCCATGATCGCGCTGGCCGTGTACACAGGGGAGTTCGCTGGGGCCGTGAATGCCGCCCAGCGCCAAGTCACCTTCGGCTGGTCCTTCGGCCTCGGCTGggcctccttccccctcttcctCATCACCG gTGTGGTGACGCTTCGTATCCTGAGAGTCTCCTAG